From one Halothece sp. PCC 7418 genomic stretch:
- a CDS encoding Cof-type HAD-IIB family hydrolase, giving the protein MTDAAVNRNPLVSPVTPDLRLVILDIDGTISGTSNEVNPAVVEALQAAKNQGIQIAIATGRMYRSALYFAQAIGADLPIICYNGAWIKDSQTDETLWHLPVPRELARELLDYCEHPERRSDLDVHFYLNDELYVREVTEDTRLYIERSRIEANAVGDLRNILDQPPTKVLAMSNQPEVTKTLLSTLQKQYSREELYLTQSNPYFFEACHPGASKGKAVRYLVEEVLKLEAKNTIAIGDNFNDLEMLQYAAIGVAMGDAPPEVKAQADWVAPDVEADGVVEALEKFILKG; this is encoded by the coding sequence ATGACTGACGCTGCTGTTAACCGCAATCCTCTTGTTTCTCCCGTCACGCCCGATCTCCGTCTGGTGATACTCGACATTGACGGGACAATTTCTGGTACATCCAATGAAGTGAATCCTGCTGTCGTTGAAGCCCTACAAGCTGCGAAAAATCAGGGGATTCAAATCGCGATCGCGACAGGAAGAATGTATCGTTCTGCATTATACTTCGCTCAAGCCATTGGTGCAGATTTGCCGATTATTTGCTATAACGGGGCTTGGATTAAAGATTCACAAACAGACGAAACCCTTTGGCATTTACCTGTACCGAGGGAGTTAGCCCGAGAATTACTCGACTATTGTGAACATCCCGAGAGGCGATCGGATCTTGATGTCCATTTTTATCTGAATGATGAATTATATGTGCGGGAAGTAACAGAAGATACCCGACTCTATATCGAACGCAGTCGGATCGAAGCCAATGCAGTGGGAGACTTGCGGAATATTTTAGATCAACCGCCAACCAAAGTTCTCGCCATGAGTAATCAACCTGAGGTGACAAAAACGTTACTTTCGACGCTGCAAAAACAGTATTCCCGAGAAGAGTTATATTTAACTCAATCCAATCCTTACTTTTTTGAAGCCTGTCATCCTGGCGCGAGTAAAGGAAAAGCAGTGCGTTATCTAGTGGAGGAAGTTTTAAAGTTAGAGGCAAAAAACACGATCGCGATCGGAGATAATTTTAATGATCTCGAAATGCTACAGTATGCAGCCATTGGTGTGGCGATGGGAGATGCACCGCCAGAAGTAAAAGCCCAAGCAGATTGGGTTGCGCCTGATGTGGAAGCGGATGGCGTGGTAGAAGCGTTAGAAAAGTTTATTTTGAAGGGTTAA
- a CDS encoding alpha/beta fold hydrolase → MTNDQMMQSPETQFYTSDNYQCAYEVWESTVTGDPSPIALLLIHPIGVGLSRKFWYRFCQQWQGRGGFETIYNPDLLGCGETALPRIPYTPEDFAKPLKDLIEMVIKKPVVVISQGASFPIALSLLDLKPEPGIAGLILGGPPAWSIITTEKTSRQQNLLWNLFNSPIGGLFYRYARRRNFLESFSVRQLFDKTDDVDQQWLDMLKAGADNVETRHAVFSFLAGFWRRNYESAIAHISEPTLVLMGESASSISRDSAVESPEERMIQYCQALPNGEAKLLPGRNVLPYESTTAFTSACLEFIQQVRSG, encoded by the coding sequence ATGACTAATGACCAAATGATGCAATCTCCAGAAACTCAATTTTACACGAGTGATAACTATCAATGTGCTTATGAAGTTTGGGAATCTACCGTTACAGGCGACCCCTCTCCCATCGCTTTACTATTGATTCATCCCATTGGGGTTGGTTTGTCGCGAAAATTTTGGTATCGCTTTTGTCAACAATGGCAAGGACGAGGCGGGTTTGAAACGATTTATAATCCTGATTTATTAGGTTGTGGCGAAACTGCGTTACCCCGTATTCCTTACACTCCCGAAGATTTTGCCAAACCGTTAAAAGATTTAATTGAAATGGTAATCAAAAAGCCAGTAGTGGTAATTTCTCAAGGGGCTTCTTTTCCCATTGCGCTGTCGTTATTAGACTTAAAGCCAGAACCAGGAATTGCGGGTTTGATTTTAGGAGGACCCCCAGCTTGGTCTATTATCACCACAGAAAAAACATCCCGACAACAGAATTTGTTATGGAATTTGTTTAATTCTCCCATTGGTGGGTTATTTTATCGTTATGCCCGTCGCCGTAACTTTCTAGAGTCGTTTTCGGTTCGTCAATTATTCGACAAGACAGACGATGTGGATCAGCAATGGCTGGATATGTTGAAAGCGGGTGCGGACAATGTAGAAACTCGTCATGCTGTTTTTTCCTTTTTAGCAGGGTTTTGGCGGAGAAATTATGAAAGCGCGATCGCGCACATTTCCGAACCCACCCTCGTTTTAATGGGAGAATCAGCATCGAGTATTAGTCGAGACAGCGCCGTTGAATCTCCTGAAGAACGAATGATTCAATATTGTCAAGCCTTACCCAATGGGGAAGCGAAATTGCTTCCAGGACGGAATGTTTTACCTTATGAATCGACAACCGCGTTTACCAGTGCTTGTTTAGAATTTATCCAGCAAGTGAGAAGCGGTTAA
- a CDS encoding nuclear transport factor 2 family protein — protein sequence MSEEAQTVLEVNDSFYRAFEKKDITTMNQIWWQGNGSICIHPGGKLIQGWDNIRTSWEKIFQNTDYLEINVEVVTTEVDYAIAQVIVMENVMQVQRRRKIQAQSLATNTFRKMAQKWYLIHHHGSPIMSN from the coding sequence ATGAGTGAAGAAGCACAAACGGTTCTTGAAGTCAATGATTCCTTTTATCGCGCCTTCGAGAAAAAAGATATCACCACCATGAATCAAATCTGGTGGCAAGGAAACGGCAGCATTTGTATTCATCCGGGTGGTAAGCTAATTCAAGGTTGGGATAACATTCGCACTTCTTGGGAAAAAATATTCCAAAATACCGATTATTTAGAAATCAATGTCGAAGTGGTGACAACAGAAGTCGATTACGCGATCGCGCAAGTAATTGTGATGGAAAATGTGATGCAAGTGCAGCGACGAAGAAAAATCCAAGCCCAATCTTTAGCCACGAATACCTTCCGCAAAATGGCACAAAAATGGTATCTTATCCATCATCATGGCAGTCCAATTATGTCCAATTAA
- a CDS encoding SDR family oxidoreductase, producing the protein MTKRILITGVSQGLGRAMAENFIAEGCTVVGCARNETAIQDLNQTYGKPHSFTAVDVSDEAQVEQWKDQLLANYDPPDLVVNNAALINQSTEFWNVPTAEFDQIIDVNIKGVANVMRQFLPAMMAKKQGIIVNFSSGWGRSTSPHVAPYCTTKWAIEGLTRAIAQELPSGMAAIPLNPGIIHTEMLETCFGSSAASFTPVNAWVKKAVPFLLNIQPKQNGQPLTVPA; encoded by the coding sequence ATGACGAAACGGATTTTAATTACAGGGGTTAGTCAAGGCTTAGGTCGCGCCATGGCTGAAAACTTTATCGCAGAAGGCTGTACCGTTGTCGGTTGTGCGCGAAATGAAACAGCCATTCAAGACCTTAATCAAACTTATGGAAAACCTCATTCTTTTACCGCAGTTGATGTTTCCGATGAAGCGCAAGTGGAACAATGGAAGGATCAACTTTTAGCTAATTATGATCCCCCTGATCTGGTTGTGAATAATGCAGCATTAATTAATCAATCCACAGAATTCTGGAATGTTCCAACCGCAGAATTTGACCAAATTATTGATGTCAATATTAAAGGCGTTGCCAATGTGATGCGTCAATTTTTACCCGCCATGATGGCAAAAAAACAGGGAATTATTGTTAATTTTAGTTCAGGTTGGGGACGTTCCACTTCTCCCCATGTTGCTCCTTATTGTACAACCAAATGGGCAATTGAAGGCTTAACCCGCGCGATCGCGCAAGAACTCCCTTCAGGGATGGCTGCGATTCCTTTAAACCCAGGCATTATTCATACAGAAATGTTAGAAACTTGTTTTGGTAGTAGTGCAGCCAGCTTTACCCCTGTTAATGCTTGGGTCAAAAAAGCCGTTCCCTTTTTACTAAACATTCAACCCAAACAAAACGGTCAACCCTTAACAGTTCCTGCTTAA
- a CDS encoding PAS domain S-box protein — protein sequence MFDIFNRFHACQNQTDLLAVAVEEVRAFFRSDRALVYQFYPNHTGEIVADSASETATVIDPTTGEQWRQQLAAINTPQVINSCEEIGFPSLVFPIPIQGEIWGLLIIKQNDQVSQEEDIETLEPIINQLAIALQQLITQEQLQAERQQRQQLEQELRTTKKRLQEAQGILKSQGVIQNLTQQPEAEAAAVLEDQQAELRYVSQRLQIAIQAAEMGIWEWDFVSDRLIWDQRMYEIFGVDPDAFTGTVKSWQDTLHPEDAAETIHQIERAIQGEQEFVTEFRIIHPDGSIRWIEAQSLLVRNEQGKPERIIGSNIDITDYKQATAERQNLIQELSTFKAALDEAAVVAITDSQGVITYVNDAFCNLSGYSRKELMGQTDHLMKSDYHPPEFFEDLWATLHSGEVWRGEICNRTKQGDFYWVNSTLVPFLDETGQPFQYLGIHFDITERKAAETALVESQQFIEAILDSVPFPIFWKNRDSVFLGCNQTYANLTRLPSPAAVEGKTDFDFLLHTSQIEKIHQDDQEVMRSGQPKLGVEQHIINIAQQETWVEVNRAPLRNSRNEVIGLVTTIQDISERKAANLAMKRQLAAIEAAVDGISISQGDTYLYLNQAHVELLGYESQEELLGQSWRSFYSPEQVTWFEQEVFPTLAKKGFWQGEAVATRKDGSTFDQGISLTLTDEGLMICVCQDITERKQTEFALQASETQFRRVFESNVVGMMFTDFSGQITDANDQFLDIIGYSRADLEAERINWVEITPPEHIEADERAKEQLQRHGEIQPFEKEYLRSDGKRVSVLLGVALLSEKDARCVCVVVDISDRKAAEAELQRTNSELERATRLKDEFLANMSHELRTPLNAILGMTEGLKEQIYGSLNPKQMQSLDTIERSGSHLLSLINDILDLSKIESGKMELDRASTAVEPLCQSAFVFIKQQAYKKQIKLETQLPSNLPKLWIDERRIRQVLINLLTNAVKFTPEGGKITLSVNTKKETTSRPAAVQIAVSDTGIGIRQENLNQLFQPFVQVDSTLNRKYEGTGLGLALVKRTVELHGGEVSVSSEVGVGSCFTIELPYMMGAASAETTTPSDLEITVTEEQTPALILMAEDNSANILTMKSYLEAKGYRLIVANNGLEAINLARSQQPDLILMDIQMPDLDGLEAIQQIRSDGNETVPIIALTALAMENDRDRCLEAGANDYLTKPVRLKELVTTIENFLNRD from the coding sequence ATGTTTGATATTTTTAACCGTTTTCATGCTTGTCAGAATCAAACAGACCTTTTAGCAGTAGCTGTCGAGGAAGTGCGAGCCTTTTTCCGCAGCGATCGCGCTCTGGTTTATCAATTTTATCCCAATCATACAGGAGAAATCGTTGCTGATTCTGCCAGTGAGACTGCAACAGTCATTGATCCTACCACTGGTGAACAATGGCGACAACAGCTAGCAGCGATAAACACGCCACAGGTGATTAACTCATGTGAGGAGATCGGTTTCCCGAGTCTGGTGTTTCCGATTCCTATTCAAGGAGAGATTTGGGGATTATTGATCATCAAGCAAAATGATCAAGTATCACAAGAGGAGGACATCGAAACCTTAGAACCTATCATCAACCAACTCGCGATCGCGCTGCAACAACTTATTACCCAAGAACAACTACAAGCAGAACGACAACAGCGTCAACAACTTGAACAAGAATTGCGAACGACGAAAAAACGCCTACAAGAAGCGCAGGGAATTCTCAAATCTCAAGGTGTCATCCAGAATCTTACCCAACAGCCAGAAGCAGAAGCAGCAGCAGTTTTAGAGGATCAACAAGCAGAACTCCGTTATGTATCGCAACGCTTACAAATAGCCATTCAAGCTGCAGAAATGGGAATCTGGGAGTGGGATTTTGTGAGTGATCGGCTAATTTGGGATCAACGGATGTATGAAATTTTTGGTGTCGATCCTGATGCGTTTACAGGCACTGTCAAAAGTTGGCAAGACACCTTACATCCTGAAGATGCTGCTGAAACCATTCATCAAATTGAGCGAGCCATTCAAGGGGAACAAGAATTTGTCACCGAATTTCGGATTATTCATCCTGACGGATCAATTCGCTGGATCGAAGCCCAAAGTTTATTAGTGCGGAACGAGCAAGGAAAACCAGAACGCATCATTGGCTCTAATATTGATATTACTGACTATAAACAAGCCACAGCAGAGCGTCAAAATTTAATTCAGGAACTTTCAACCTTTAAAGCTGCTCTTGATGAAGCTGCCGTTGTTGCCATTACTGATTCTCAAGGAGTGATCACTTATGTCAATGATGCCTTCTGTAACTTATCCGGTTATTCCCGCAAAGAACTCATGGGTCAAACCGATCACCTCATGAAATCAGATTATCATCCCCCAGAATTTTTCGAGGATTTGTGGGCAACCCTACATAGCGGTGAAGTCTGGCGTGGAGAAATTTGCAATCGTACCAAACAGGGAGACTTCTATTGGGTTAATAGTACCCTTGTCCCTTTTTTAGATGAGACTGGACAACCCTTTCAATATTTGGGCATTCACTTTGATATCACTGAACGTAAAGCAGCAGAAACTGCCCTTGTAGAATCTCAGCAATTTATTGAAGCGATTCTCGATAGCGTGCCTTTCCCCATCTTTTGGAAAAACCGCGACTCGGTATTTTTAGGTTGTAATCAGACCTACGCGAATCTCACCCGCCTCCCTTCTCCTGCTGCGGTGGAAGGAAAGACTGATTTTGATTTTCTGCTTCATACCAGTCAGATTGAGAAAATCCACCAAGACGATCAAGAGGTAATGAGATCGGGTCAACCTAAATTAGGAGTGGAACAACACATTATTAATATTGCCCAGCAAGAAACATGGGTTGAAGTCAATCGCGCCCCGCTCAGAAATAGTCGCAATGAAGTGATTGGCTTAGTAACCACAATCCAGGATATTAGCGAACGTAAAGCAGCTAACTTGGCGATGAAACGGCAACTTGCTGCCATTGAAGCTGCGGTTGATGGCATCAGTATTTCACAAGGAGACACTTATCTTTATTTGAATCAAGCCCATGTCGAGCTATTGGGTTATGAAAGTCAAGAAGAATTGCTCGGTCAGTCTTGGCGGAGTTTCTACTCTCCAGAGCAAGTCACTTGGTTTGAGCAGGAAGTCTTCCCTACATTGGCGAAAAAGGGCTTTTGGCAAGGAGAAGCCGTTGCGACTCGTAAAGACGGTTCAACTTTTGACCAAGGGATTTCTTTGACGCTAACAGATGAAGGATTAATGATTTGTGTCTGTCAAGATATTACAGAACGAAAACAAACAGAATTCGCCTTGCAAGCTAGCGAAACTCAATTTCGACGAGTGTTTGAGTCTAATGTGGTCGGGATGATGTTTACTGATTTTAGCGGTCAGATCACGGATGCCAATGATCAATTTCTAGACATTATTGGCTATAGCCGAGCCGATTTAGAAGCCGAACGCATTAATTGGGTAGAGATCACGCCCCCAGAGCATATCGAAGCGGATGAGCGGGCGAAGGAGCAGTTGCAACGCCATGGCGAGATCCAACCCTTTGAAAAGGAGTACCTGCGTTCAGATGGCAAGCGTGTATCGGTGTTGCTGGGTGTTGCGTTGTTATCGGAAAAAGATGCTCGTTGTGTTTGCGTCGTGGTCGATATCAGCGATCGCAAAGCAGCAGAAGCAGAATTACAACGCACCAATTCCGAACTAGAACGGGCAACTCGCCTTAAAGATGAATTTCTGGCGAACATGAGCCATGAACTGAGAACGCCCCTCAATGCCATTTTAGGGATGACGGAAGGACTCAAAGAACAAATCTACGGCTCTCTCAATCCAAAACAGATGCAGTCTTTGGACACGATCGAGCGCAGTGGTTCCCACTTACTCTCTCTGATTAATGACATTCTAGATCTCTCAAAAATTGAATCAGGGAAAATGGAACTCGATCGCGCTTCTACTGCAGTGGAACCCTTGTGCCAGTCTGCGTTCGTATTTATCAAACAACAAGCCTACAAAAAGCAAATCAAACTGGAAACGCAACTGCCTTCTAATCTGCCAAAGTTATGGATTGATGAACGGCGCATCCGCCAAGTCTTAATTAATTTACTCACCAATGCTGTCAAATTTACTCCTGAAGGCGGAAAAATTACCCTGAGTGTCAACACGAAAAAAGAAACAACCTCTCGCCCTGCTGCTGTGCAGATTGCTGTCAGTGATACTGGAATTGGCATTAGACAAGAGAACTTAAATCAGCTATTTCAACCGTTTGTGCAAGTGGATAGCACTCTCAATCGAAAATATGAAGGAACGGGATTAGGGTTGGCTTTAGTCAAACGGACCGTGGAACTTCACGGAGGAGAAGTCAGTGTCAGCAGTGAAGTGGGGGTGGGCAGTTGTTTTACCATTGAATTGCCTTATATGATGGGGGCAGCATCTGCTGAAACAACTACTCCATCGGATTTAGAAATCACCGTCACTGAAGAGCAAACCCCTGCTTTAATTTTGATGGCAGAGGATAATTCAGCCAATATCCTAACGATGAAAAGCTATCTCGAAGCAAAAGGGTATCGTCTGATTGTCGCTAATAATGGACTGGAAGCAATTAACCTTGCGCGATCGCAGCAACCCGATCTGATTTTAATGGATATCCAAATGCCAGATCTCGATGGGCTCGAAGCGATTCAACAAATTCGGAGTGATGGGAATGAGACTGTGCCGATTATTGCTTTAACAGCTTTAGCCATGGAAAACGATCGCGATCGCTGCTTAGAAGCGGGGGCGAATGACTATTTGACGAAACCAGTGCGCCTCAAAGAATTAGTAACCACTATTGAAAACTTCTTAAATCGTGACTAG
- a CDS encoding GTPase family protein, translating into MIQLKIWQWIVLVTPFISIILFFLIAAGLQIQAWGISWIWGVVAFVFLGWRWLLAKWTKPAFDDMETITETINQELAATEIETEDQEINQQVETALQKILKEAQNDPPIWEDWQLFWHRCQEVVSAIAQIYNPEVKYPLLNIYIPQVYSLMRGTVDDVDQWMQKLSPALNQVTVGQAYRAYEVYQRVQPSAQKALKVWSWARWVINPAAALAQQVSQGYNQQANQELLGNLSQVLRQAALRQLAQRAIALYSGKDSATVPEISSSPQEFPQAQTQTIQEILEEAQPQAEVEQKPVNLLLIGRTGAGKSSVINTLFQSQQAEVDVLPSTDEIESYYWESISGDRLTLWDTPGYEQVSGGELRELVLDYATTADLLLLVTPALDPALAMDHEFLQEVTTKIEDLPIITVVTQVDRLRPMREWNPPYDWEQGMQPKEKSIRNATEYRKEQLGNFCQEVFPLVTWDADSQRDGWNTEQLSFALMNRITPAKQLRLGRFLRDRAAQSATAAKIIDRYTKQMTTTQGVTALLKNPILEYISTFSTGSPALGKLLLEQIPVEELPLVIGKLQMAYELFSLFNSESKLYEFDLRSLWSLLLDHSESPEKNAFAFGHALIAYWTKGLSVSQLRETFEEYLEE; encoded by the coding sequence ATGATTCAATTAAAAATTTGGCAGTGGATTGTTTTAGTAACGCCGTTTATTTCTATTATTCTCTTTTTCCTGATTGCAGCAGGATTACAAATTCAAGCCTGGGGAATTAGTTGGATTTGGGGCGTTGTTGCTTTTGTTTTCCTCGGTTGGCGTTGGTTACTAGCAAAATGGACAAAACCCGCTTTTGATGACATGGAAACGATTACCGAAACCATTAACCAAGAGTTAGCAGCCACTGAGATTGAAACGGAAGATCAAGAGATTAATCAGCAAGTGGAAACCGCTTTACAAAAGATTCTGAAAGAGGCACAAAATGATCCGCCCATTTGGGAAGATTGGCAATTATTTTGGCATCGCTGTCAAGAAGTGGTTAGCGCGATCGCGCAGATTTATAATCCAGAAGTGAAATATCCCCTGCTTAATATTTATATCCCCCAAGTGTATAGCTTAATGCGAGGGACGGTGGATGATGTGGATCAGTGGATGCAAAAACTGTCTCCGGCGTTAAATCAAGTGACAGTGGGACAAGCGTATCGCGCTTATGAAGTTTATCAGCGCGTGCAACCCTCTGCACAAAAAGCCCTCAAGGTCTGGAGTTGGGCGCGATGGGTGATTAATCCTGCTGCTGCATTAGCCCAACAAGTGAGTCAAGGATACAACCAACAAGCGAATCAAGAATTACTGGGTAATCTCTCGCAAGTGTTACGTCAAGCAGCCTTGAGACAACTTGCCCAACGCGCGATCGCGCTGTATAGTGGCAAAGATTCGGCAACTGTTCCAGAAATCTCATCCTCTCCGCAAGAATTTCCTCAAGCGCAAACCCAAACCATTCAAGAGATTTTAGAAGAAGCGCAACCGCAAGCGGAAGTCGAACAAAAACCAGTGAACTTGCTGCTGATTGGGCGCACTGGTGCGGGAAAAAGTAGCGTTATTAATACCCTGTTTCAATCGCAACAAGCGGAAGTGGATGTGTTACCCAGTACCGATGAAATCGAAAGTTACTATTGGGAAAGTATTAGCGGAGATCGTTTAACGCTTTGGGATACCCCCGGTTATGAACAGGTGAGTGGCGGTGAGTTGCGCGAGTTAGTGTTAGATTACGCTACCACTGCGGATTTACTGCTATTGGTGACCCCAGCTTTAGATCCCGCTTTAGCAATGGATCATGAGTTTCTGCAAGAGGTAACAACAAAAATTGAAGATTTACCCATTATTACTGTTGTTACCCAAGTGGATCGCCTGCGCCCGATGCGGGAATGGAATCCCCCTTATGATTGGGAACAGGGAATGCAACCGAAAGAAAAAAGCATTCGTAACGCCACTGAATACCGCAAAGAACAACTAGGGAACTTTTGTCAAGAAGTCTTCCCCCTTGTCACTTGGGATGCGGATAGCCAACGAGACGGCTGGAATACCGAACAACTATCCTTTGCGTTAATGAATCGGATTACACCTGCTAAACAGTTGCGTCTAGGGCGATTTCTGCGCGATCGCGCTGCCCAAAGTGCCACCGCAGCCAAAATCATTGATCGTTACACTAAACAAATGACCACAACGCAAGGGGTGACAGCACTGCTCAAGAATCCTATTTTAGAATATATCTCTACTTTCTCCACTGGTTCCCCAGCTTTAGGAAAACTTCTCCTCGAACAGATTCCAGTGGAAGAACTTCCCCTCGTCATTGGAAAACTACAGATGGCGTATGAATTATTTAGTCTGTTTAATAGCGAAAGTAAATTGTATGAATTTGATCTGCGATCGCTGTGGTCATTATTATTAGATCATTCCGAGTCTCCAGAAAAAAATGCCTTTGCCTTTGGTCATGCGTTGATTGCTTATTGGACAAAAGGATTAAGTGTCAGTCAGTTGCGAGAAACCTTTGAAGAATATTTAGAAGAGTAA
- a CDS encoding Uma2 family endonuclease — MLTQTQPISFEEFCNWYPHDGKRYELIEGEIIEMLPTGTHEDISGFLVAELNLEIRRHQLPYSIPRTCLVKPSHPRSGYQPDVTVINRNLLNNEPQWSQASVLKNGATIPLVIEVVSTNWRDDYGHKFIEYEAMGISEYWIVDYRALGGVRYLGQPKQPTITVCQLVNGEYQTQCFRANQILQSNVFPELQLSSTRIFEAGN, encoded by the coding sequence ATGCTAACTCAAACTCAACCGATTAGTTTTGAAGAATTTTGCAATTGGTATCCCCATGATGGCAAGCGCTACGAGTTAATTGAAGGAGAAATCATTGAAATGTTGCCCACGGGGACGCATGAAGATATTAGTGGGTTTCTCGTAGCAGAATTAAACTTAGAAATCCGTCGTCATCAACTGCCTTATTCGATTCCAAGAACTTGTCTGGTGAAACCTTCACACCCCCGATCTGGCTATCAACCGGATGTCACTGTCATTAACCGTAACTTGCTGAACAATGAACCCCAATGGTCACAAGCCTCAGTGTTGAAAAACGGTGCAACGATTCCTTTAGTCATTGAAGTGGTCAGTACCAATTGGCGAGATGATTATGGGCATAAGTTTATAGAATATGAAGCAATGGGGATTTCTGAATATTGGATTGTCGATTATCGCGCTTTAGGGGGAGTGCGATATTTAGGTCAACCCAAACAACCGACAATTACCGTGTGTCAGTTAGTCAACGGTGAATATCAAACCCAATGTTTTCGAGCCAATCAAATTTTACAATCGAATGTTTTTCCTGAATTGCAGTTATCGAGCACTCGTATTTTTGAAGCAGGCAATTAA
- a CDS encoding carotenoid oxygenase family protein, translated as MTATQVNPYLEGNYAPIREETTAENLKIIGELPVEISGMFVRNGPNPQFTPPGTYHWFDGDGMVHGIRLHQGEATYRNRYVRTQGFETEQEAGQALWKGLLEPSDQNPDGTVKNVANTALVWHSGQLLALWEGGAPHALQVPDLETIGIQTYNGKLSSSFTAHPKVDPVTGEMITYGYSLAEPPFLQYSLVSSAGELLWTIPIDLPRGVLMHDCAITQHYTIFLDLPLTFSVERLQRGEPALMFERDQPARFGIMPRHGDKNSIRWFEAPSCYVFHTLNAYEEGDEVVLIACRMSSTNVLVNDSAFSDPEGDIPRLHQWRFNLTTGTVKEENLEPTPSEFPALNDRWLGYPTRYGYTAQMANSETPLFSGVIKHDFQEKISEFHSFGEGRYGGDPSFVPRLGSTQEDDGWLLTLVHDHQTETSELLVIDGKNFTADPVARVIIPQRVPYGFHSAWVTEQQLKSNH; from the coding sequence ATGACAGCAACCCAAGTTAACCCTTACCTAGAAGGGAATTATGCCCCGATCCGAGAAGAAACAACGGCGGAAAACCTCAAGATTATCGGTGAACTCCCCGTCGAAATTTCTGGGATGTTTGTCCGTAATGGTCCCAACCCTCAATTTACCCCGCCCGGAACCTATCATTGGTTTGATGGGGATGGCATGGTTCACGGCATTCGTTTACATCAGGGTGAGGCAACCTATCGCAATCGCTATGTTCGCACCCAAGGCTTTGAAACCGAACAAGAAGCGGGTCAAGCCCTCTGGAAAGGACTCCTGGAACCGAGCGATCAAAACCCAGACGGTACCGTTAAAAATGTAGCCAATACAGCCCTAGTTTGGCATAGCGGTCAACTGCTAGCCCTTTGGGAAGGCGGTGCACCTCATGCCCTCCAAGTCCCAGACTTAGAAACCATTGGCATTCAAACCTATAACGGCAAACTCTCCTCTTCCTTTACGGCGCACCCGAAAGTTGATCCCGTCACCGGAGAAATGATCACCTATGGTTATTCTCTCGCGGAACCGCCCTTTCTCCAGTACAGTCTGGTTTCTTCGGCTGGGGAACTGTTATGGACAATTCCCATTGACTTACCCCGAGGGGTTTTAATGCACGATTGTGCAATTACCCAGCACTATACAATCTTTCTGGATTTACCCCTGACGTTTAGTGTGGAACGCCTGCAACGGGGAGAACCAGCCCTGATGTTTGAACGGGATCAACCGGCACGTTTTGGGATCATGCCCCGTCATGGTGACAAAAATAGTATTCGCTGGTTTGAAGCCCCCTCCTGTTATGTTTTCCATACCCTCAATGCTTATGAAGAAGGGGATGAGGTGGTTTTAATTGCTTGTCGGATGAGTTCAACTAATGTTCTCGTCAATGACAGTGCATTTAGCGATCCTGAAGGAGATATTCCCCGGTTGCATCAGTGGCGGTTTAATTTGACCACAGGAACCGTCAAAGAAGAAAACTTAGAACCGACTCCCTCGGAGTTTCCAGCTTTAAATGATCGCTGGTTAGGTTATCCCACTCGCTACGGTTATACCGCGCAAATGGCAAATAGTGAAACGCCTCTGTTTTCGGGAGTGATTAAACATGATTTTCAGGAGAAAATCTCTGAGTTTCATTCTTTTGGGGAAGGACGCTATGGTGGCGATCCTTCTTTTGTTCCCCGTCTGGGGAGTACCCAAGAAGATGATGGCTGGTTACTGACTTTGGTTCATGACCATCAAACCGAAACTTCTGAATTATTGGTCATCGATGGGAAAAATTTCACCGCTGACCCTGTGGCGCGAGTGATCATTCCGCAACGAGTTCCCTATGGCTTTCATAGTGCGTGGGTAACAGAACAACAGTTAAAGTCTAACCATTAA